The segment AAAAGCTATCTTTCTGCTGCACAGAAAAATCTTGCCCGGATGTTGGATTATCTTGTCAACGATCTGCATTATCCGTTGGAGACGGCATGGCAGTGGTTTCTTATCAGTAAGATGGCTTTTCGGTTTGAACAGGGGGATTGTTCTGTGTTGGTGGGCTTGTCCGGTGTAGAACTTGCCCGCGCTGTACTGGAGCAGGCGGGCGAAGTCGTACCTATGCAGAAACCCTCGTATGCCTACGACCGCAGCCCGGAATACTGGACAGGCTGGGCTCTTGCCTATTACCAGTGGCTGACCAGTTTGTGCTTTGCGGAGATTGAACAGGCAGTGTCTATCACGAAAGTGCGGCTGCTGTATACGCCCTACCACGAGATGGATGTACGGCAGTTTGCAGACAAGATGAACGAGTTGTACCGTGTGGCAAAGCCGGAAACAAACCTGAAAGCCATGCGCACATTGGCCGGATTGAGCCAGTCGGAACTAGCAGGACAGGCTGATGTGTCTGTGCGTACCATCCAGCAGTACGAACAGCGACAGAAGGACATCAACAAAGCACAAGCAGAAACGCTGCTTCGCCTTGCGCGTGCGCTGAATTGCGACGTGGAGGATCTGATGGAGAAAGTTCCACCGCTGAATTTTAAATAAGAATGAAGCGATGAGACCTGACACAGATTGTGCAAACAAAAAAAGAAAGCTGCCATCCATGAGAGAAAAATTCTCACAGATCGGCAGCTTTTCTCTTTGAAGTTGTTATGCCTTCGTTGTGGTCAGAACTTCATCATTGACCAGCTGATTGGCCTTATCAAAGGCTTCGATCATCTGGGTCGCTTTCGGATGGAGATGGATCACAAGATATGGTACTACCTGATCTCCAGCGATAAGATATTTCCTCGGAAGCCTTGCCAGCATCCAGACCTTCTTGCCGCCCTGCAAAGAACCGGCAGTTTCGTAAGTAACACCTTCACCCAGCAGGTCATCGGTGAACTGAAATGCTTCTTCGTTCTGCACAATGCGGTAGCGGTCGGATACCACACCCAGAACAACATCATCGGTGCTGCGGACATTTGCGCGATAGCCGGGGATCATAGCACCCGTGCCGGAATAGATATTGCGGCTCTCCACCTGCCAATCCAGACCAGCCAGCTCCAAGGCTTCACGGCTTGCAGGGGCATCCATGATGATACGGCCAAGGCCGTGCCAAGGGGTCTCACGGACAGAGAACATCGTTTCAACATTTGCGGGCATACAGGTTATCGAGAACTTCTTCATCCTCCCAGCTTTCTGCAGTTTTGCCCCAGAGGGTCACATAGAACATCTGCAGCATCCGCTGCTCTACCGGCGGCAGGGCTGCAAAGTCGGTGTTATCCAATTTCGGCAGAAGCCCCAGCAAAAAACGGATCCACCTGCGGGAATCCACGACTGCAAAGCGTGCAAGGGCTTTGGTCATAGGTTCTTCCAAAGGTTCTGCAAAATCGGATGCCGCCCCTGCGCGGACGCACAGTCTGCTGAAGCAGACCTTTTTGCTGTAAATCGCACGCGGGTCAAGATGATAGTATGATGCCACAATAAAAAGAGACTGATGCAGTGCAACAGTCTCTCGATAGCAATGAGGCTTATATAACGGGTGTTTTTTTATAAAAATCCGTAGCAGCGCCTCCCATTCCAAGAGTGGTTTTGATGCCAACTCCGCCATGGGATGCAAAAGAGAGCAACGCATTCCAAAGTTCCAGAAGCGGCGGCGCAAGGCGCGCCTCGATGGTCACATTGCCTTGAAAGGCTGGAATGCGCGTTTCTTTCAGCAGATAACGTGTGGTATGGAGATTATAATCCACAATATGAAGCCCTTGCTGTAAAGCCTGCAGTGCATCAGAATCGATAAGGGCATATTCTGGAAAGGCAGCGTTCCAATGCGCAATCAGACTTTGCAAAAGCAGAGTTTCCTGCGGGAAAATAGCATAGCGGCCGGACTGCTTGAAGGCGCAAGGCGACAGAAAAGCAATTTTGGCACGGGTTTCGCTGCGGGAGCGCCCAGAACGGATCAGCTCTTCAGCGGAGATTGCCGGAAAGGTGCGGACCTCTGAAACCGGGAGTGTCAATTCATGCAGAGGGATTTCCTTTGCAGATTCCAAAACGGGGAAAACTACCTGTCGAGCAGCGTCATTCAGCAGGTTGACCGTCCAGATCAAAGACTGTTTTTCCGGCGAAAAACATAGAAAATGCGCAAGGGGGTGTTCCCCTTGCAGATGCATCTGCTCTCCAAATTCAGAAGAAATCTGTGACATCAGCCAGCCATACAGACGATAGGACCACGACTGGGGAATCCGCACATCATTGGGCGGAGATAAAACCAGTTG is part of the Faecalibacterium sp. HTF-F genome and harbors:
- a CDS encoding helix-turn-helix domain-containing protein, which gives rise to MIHAYDKSYLSAAQKNLARMLDYLVNDLHYPLETAWQWFLISKMAFRFEQGDCSVLVGLSGVELARAVLEQAGEVVPMQKPSYAYDRSPEYWTGWALAYYQWLTSLCFAEIEQAVSITKVRLLYTPYHEMDVRQFADKMNELYRVAKPETNLKAMRTLAGLSQSELAGQADVSVRTIQQYEQRQKDINKAQAETLLRLARALNCDVEDLMEKVPPLNFK
- the cas6 gene encoding CRISPR system precrRNA processing endoribonuclease RAMP protein Cas6; translation: MIQQIQLVLSPPNDVRIPQSWSYRLYGWLMSQISSEFGEQMHLQGEHPLAHFLCFSPEKQSLIWTVNLLNDAARQVVFPVLESAKEIPLHELTLPVSEVRTFPAISAEELIRSGRSRSETRAKIAFLSPCAFKQSGRYAIFPQETLLLQSLIAHWNAAFPEYALIDSDALQALQQGLHIVDYNLHTTRYLLKETRIPAFQGNVTIEARLAPPLLELWNALLSFASHGGVGIKTTLGMGGAATDFYKKTPVI